In the genome of Drosophila subpulchrella strain 33 F10 #4 breed RU33 chromosome 2L, RU_Dsub_v1.1 Primary Assembly, whole genome shotgun sequence, one region contains:
- the LOC119547325 gene encoding damage-control phosphatase ARMT1, whose amino-acid sequence MGWRISTRSDRSNNTDLMEGPTPRHSLLSGRYKQSFAYLTLRTRMPGIMQQVIMRVTGDVPDLVIKYGEEVRKDVKQIVDAIERLKMELNRDRQFLLFHGAEPDKAEWNAFLTEMPRPKRSFFRACWLHAECYLYRRIFSFFENSRFLHTYDCFDHLKQEDLMISDAAMRALARATRSLPKSYDVFSKLLRINLWGNHFEMQLGAFNFDEDDDQNDINVLAKVADIDRILLVNDTALIWNCLMKNVKSNEDRVVDFICDNGGLEFFTDMLLLEYMVDNKLATQVRVHVKAIPWYISDVTRQDVDWTMKYLIEHRDELLSTVGKKWAKLMSSEKIVIAPTSYFWTGPQPYFVMVESDLELYRMLTTSRLAIFKGDLNYRKLMGDYIWDSAEEFITCLRGFRPTNICALRSVKCEVVCGLPEGLADALLRADHNWMISGNYGVIQYTDSLKCCCALPGQEDPRRDDQGTALVAAQSQRSTLLITPSG is encoded by the coding sequence ATGGGCTGGCGCATTTCCACGCGCTCGGATCGGTCCAACAACACGGATCTCATGGAGGGACCCACTCCCCGGCATTCCTTGCTATCCGGGAGATACAAACAGAGTTTCGCCTACTTGACTCTTAGGACTCGCATGCCGGGTATTATGCAGCAGGTTATCATGAGGGTAACAGGCGATGTTCCGGATCTGGTGATCAAATATGGTGAAGAGGTGCGCAAGGACGTGAAGCAGATAGTGGATGCTATAGAACGCCTGAAGATGGAACTGAATCGGGATAGGCAGTTCCTGTTATTTCACGGTGCTGAGCCGGATAAAGCCGAGTGGAATGCCTTCCTGACGGAGATGCCACGCCCTAAGAGATCCTTCTTTCGCGCCTGCTGGCTGCACGCCGAGTGCTACCTGTACCGGAGGATCTTTTCCTTCTTCGAGAACAGTCGCTTCCTGCACACCTACGACTGCTTCGATCACTTGAAGCAGGAGGATCTAATGATCAGCGATGCGGCCATGAGAGCTCTGGCCCGAGCCACTCGATCATTGCCCAAGAGCTATGATGTTTTCAGCAAGCTTCTGAGGATCAATCTCTGGGGCAATCACTTTGAAATGCAACTGGGTGCCTTCAATTTCGACGAGGATGACGACCAGAACGATATCAATGTTCTGGCCAAGGTGGCCGACATCGATAGGATCCTCCTGGTAAATGACACGGCGTTGATCTGGAACTGCCTGATGAAGAACGTCAAGTCGAACGAGGATCGCGTTGTGGACTTCATCTGCGACAATGGAGGTTTAGAGTTCTTCACCGACATGCTGCTGCTGGAATATATGGTGGATAATAAGCTGGCCACCCAGGTTAGGGTCCATGTCAAGGCCATTCCCTGGTATATATCCGATGTTACTCGGCAGGATGTCGACTGGACCATGAAGTATCTGATCGAGCACAGGGATGAGCTGCTTTCGACGGTGGGGAAAAAGTGGGCAAAGCTCATGAGTTCCGAAAAGATCGTCATTGCACCAACCTCTTATTTCTGGACAGGACCGCAGCCCTATTTCGTGATGGTGGAATCGGATCTGGAGCTCTATCGCATGCTAACCACCTCAAGATTGGCAATCTTCAAGGGCGATCTGAACTATAGAAAGCTAATGGGCGATTATATCTGGGATTCGGCGGAGGAGTTCATCACCTGCCTGAGGGGCTTCAGACCCACAAATATATGTGCCCTGCGCTCCGTAAAATGCGAGGTGGTTTGTGGACTGCCCGAGGGTCTGGCCGATGCCCTCCTGAGGGCCGATCACAACTGGATGATCTCCGGGAACTATGGCGTTATCCAGTACACCGACTCCCTGAAGTGTTGCTGTGCCTTACCGGGTCAGGAGGATCCCCGTCGAGATGATCAGGGAACGGCACTGGTGGCGGCCCAATCGCAGAGGTCGACGCTGCTGATAACTCCCAGCGGATAA
- the LOC119547552 gene encoding oocyte zinc finger protein XlCOF8.4 has protein sequence MDKLKYSRCPLKKRPIMVEESCPEDHLSHDEGPVDLSVASAAVPLEPHWMAKAEPEPQTVPTELRRRFDAAMSQTKEQLARRIWEETREIARAFPDVFTREEIAKSLARLGYGEFELPPEEEVMEPEPEPEQQIPLGYAREANPNTIIKVEPTEQEHFPLRNYNNNLLKSIAEYEDCMKMQTIKEEIAPVPPPQMYYPPPTPLAEPEDLSVTQRRVLSENMNLQNVARALLSMQHMAPQQHPPPPQDMEEDQENQDLNQLKIKSSNDLYYQCQQCNKCYATYAGLVKHQQTHAYESTEYKIIRSQPGGSGAIVDQTEFCTDQASALIQAANAASAQSMQKPVGVPRYHCQDCGKSYSTYSGLSKHQQFHCPSAEGNQVKKVFSCKNCDKTYVSLGALKMHIRTHTLPCKCPICGKAFSRPWLLQGHIRTHTGEKPFSCQHCNRAFADRSNLRAHMQTHSDVKKYSCPTCTKSFSRMSLLAKHLQTGCQNEQGGGGPSGSAGGFDQQQLQQHLQGYEEGHNPHQVYYAGSVGSSNGEEEEGGDYPIPPPQVIY, from the exons ATGGATAAACTCAAGTACAGCCGCTGTCCGCTCAAGAAGCGTCCGATAATGGTGGAGGAGTCCTGCCCAGAGGATCACTTAAGTCATG ATGAAGGACCCGTCGATTTGAGTGTGGCCTCAGCTGCAGTTCCATTGGAACCCCATTGGATGGCCAAGGCGGAGCCGGAACCCCAAACAGTTCCTACGGAGCTGAGACGCCGCTTCGATGCCGCCATGAGTCAGACCAAAGAGCAGTTGGCTCGTCGGATTTGGGAGGAAACCCGAGAGATAGCGCGGGCTTTTCCCGATGTTTTTACCCGCGAGGAAATCGCCAAGAGTCTGGCTCGCCTAGGCTACGGAGAATTCGAGTTGCCGCCGGAGGAGGAGGTTATGGAACCGGAACCGGAGCCAGAACAGCAAATCCCCCTAGGCTATGCCAGAGAAGCTAATCCAAACACCATTATCAAAGTGGAACCCACTGAGCAGGAGCATTTTCCCCTACGAAACTACAATAATAACCTACTCAAGAGCATAGCCGAGTATGAGGATTGTATGAAAATGCAGACTATTAAGGAAGAGATAGCTCCGGTTCCCCCACCCCAAATGTACTATCCACCCCCCACTCCTCTGGCCGAACCCGAAGATCTCTCGGTGACCCAGAGGAGGGTCCTAAGTGAGAATATGAATCTGCAGAATGTGGCCAGAGCTTTGCTCAGCATGCAGCACATGGCTCCCCAGCAGCATCCTCCACCTCCGCAGGACATGGAGGAGGATCAGGAGAACCAGGACCTCAACCAGCTGAAGATCAAGAGCAGCAATGATCTGTACTACCAGTGCCAGCAGTGCAACAAGTGCTATGCCACCTATGCAGGATTGGTTAAGCATCAGCAAACACATGCCTACGAGAGCACAGAGTACAAGATCATCAGGAGTCAGCCTGGAGGATCAGGTGCCATAGTGGATCAAACCGAGTTCTGCACGGATCAGGCTTCGGCCTTGATCCAGGCAGCCAATGCAGCATCGGCGCAGAGCATGCAGAAGCCAGTGGGAGTACCAAGATATCATTGCCAGGATTGCGGAAAGAGCTATTCTACCTATTCGGGTCTGTCCAAGCACCAGCAGTTCCACTGTCCTTCGGCGGAAGGCAACCAGGTGAAGAAGGTGTTTAGCTGCAAGAACTGCGACAAGACCTATGTGTCCTTGGGAGCTCTCAAGATGCACATTAGGACCCATACGCTGCCCTGCAAGTGCCCCATTTGCGGCAAGGCCTTCTCGCGACCCTGGCTGCTCCAGGGTCACATCCGCACCCACACGGGGGAGAAGCCCTTCAGCTGCCAGCACTGCAATCGAGCCTTCGCCGATAGGTCCAATCTCCGTGCCCACATGCAGACCCACTCGGATGTGAAGAAGTACTCCTGCCCCACCTGCACCAAGTCCTTTTCGCGCATGTCCCTGCTGGCCAAGCACCTTCAAACTGGCTGCCAAAATGAGCAGGGTGGAGGAGGTCCCAGTGGGTCAGCAGGTGGCTTCGACCAGCAGCAGCTCCAGCAGCACCTCCAGGGCTACGAGGAGGGTCACAATCCTCACCAGGTTTACTATGCCGGCAGTGTGGGCAGCAGCAACGGTGAGGAGGAGGAGGGCGGGGACTATCCTATTCCTCCCCCGCAGGTCATCTATTAA
- the LOC119547553 gene encoding LOW QUALITY PROTEIN: uncharacterized protein LOC119547553 (The sequence of the model RefSeq protein was modified relative to this genomic sequence to represent the inferred CDS: deleted 1 base in 1 codon) has protein sequence MQSPNRNREDSTRSSIRNKHETPPEKFKSAGERNLQVLNVERFLAVRGNACWPAFDTKATRKRWTNEPQVKALGKT, from the exons ATGCAATCCCCCAATCGAAACCGGGAGGACTCT ACTCGCAGCTCCATTCGGAACAAACACGAAACGCCGCCAGAAAAGTTCAAGTCGGCCGGCGAAAGAAATTTACAAGTGTTAAATGTCGAACGCTTTTTGGCAGTGAGGGGAAATGCGTGCTGGCCGGCTTTCGACACGAAGGCAACGCGGAAACGGTGGACAAATGAACCCCAGGTTAAAGCACTTGGgaaaacataa